In Coriobacteriia bacterium, one genomic interval encodes:
- a CDS encoding MerR family transcriptional regulator: MQTQSARSYSVGDLTSTLNISRTTLLYYEQLGIVRPERDAESGYRTYRSRDIFRLMSAILLKNSGVEPKRLAERLDGEPFSDEHFAEYLQMAQRDVAYQQAKLECLRALDELRRSVGTLSVVDVEPYYISYDRAEGGYHDFPEDEALTSLLANMPIGGLGSHYDSDLLGKDKRLTSSGVRWGRTVAVRFAPLIEGLPEGLEVIGGCTCVRSVTFQKDIVTYRPSVADEGDDVLRFMAERGLRPAGRAFCPFSLPSDRGFYVPLCLPVEPIDASSDPRVSGTAGEAATGTKRSWWCRLFGCR, from the coding sequence GTGCAGACGCAGTCGGCGCGCTCGTACTCCGTGGGAGATCTGACAAGCACGCTCAACATCTCGCGGACGACGCTGCTCTATTACGAGCAGCTCGGCATCGTGCGCCCCGAACGCGACGCGGAGAGCGGGTACCGCACATATCGCTCCCGCGACATATTCCGGCTCATGAGCGCCATCCTGCTCAAGAACTCCGGCGTCGAGCCCAAGCGCCTTGCTGAGCGCCTGGATGGCGAGCCGTTCTCCGACGAGCACTTTGCCGAGTACCTGCAGATGGCGCAGAGAGACGTCGCCTACCAGCAGGCGAAGCTCGAGTGCCTGCGCGCGCTCGACGAGCTGCGCCGCTCGGTGGGCACGCTTTCCGTCGTTGACGTCGAGCCGTACTACATCAGCTACGACCGGGCCGAGGGTGGCTATCACGACTTTCCCGAGGACGAGGCCCTCACTTCGCTGTTGGCGAACATGCCGATCGGTGGTCTGGGGTCGCACTACGACAGCGACCTGCTGGGGAAGGACAAGCGGCTCACGTCCAGCGGGGTGCGCTGGGGCCGTACGGTCGCCGTGCGGTTTGCGCCCCTCATCGAGGGGCTGCCCGAGGGGCTCGAGGTCATCGGCGGCTGTACGTGCGTGCGCAGCGTCACGTTTCAGAAGGACATCGTGACCTACCGGCCGAGCGTCGCAGACGAGGGGGACGACGTCCTCAGGTTTATGGCCGAGCGCGGCCTGCGACCTGCAGGTCGAGCGTTCTGTCCCTTCTCGCTGCCGTCGGATCGCGGGTTCTACGTGCCGCTGTGCCTGCCGGTTGAGCCTATCGACGCCTCGTCTGACCCACGGGTTTCGGGCACCGCTGGCGAGGCGGCCACGGGGACGAAGCGCAGCTGGTGGTGTCGTCTGTTCGGGTGCCGCTGA
- a CDS encoding Na+/H+ antiporter — translation MELFELILLLMAAVLASTVVDQLLPRVSLPLVQIAVGAVIVLVMPGHQNFVMNSELFLVLLIAPLLFDESRNADTRAIWENKGSILSLAIGLVLALTLAVGFTLHWLEPSIPLAAAFALGAALGPTDAVAVASLSKEVALSKRQSALLSGEALINDASGVVSFQFAIAAATTGVFSLLDAGVSFFTTFCGGVLVGLVLGLVALAFTRLIRRRGLESVTTHVAFEVLTPFFIFLAAEHFHVSGILAVVAAGLLMSFAPKPINALTTRLSIASSSVWELLVFVANGVVFVMLGMELPQAILPGWNDTDMNNALIITAAIVLALVLVAVRFVWVLVMEALMRSEQTGKRQGLSLAIARDALVTTLAGPKGAVTLSIAFTIPISIGGVVEFPYRTTLICIASVTVLLTLLAANFLMPAVAPKRDDSDDEKAREECAAILQHVMEQLREATTPRNAQAMQVVLHSYDVRLEQLRGPRYSAELLRYLSEQVLEQQRSLAMKAVREGSATKESGQHCVDQIARMARVLARQQGSGRNKRFNPIVSLQLTVRGAIDSLQRARKGEAARQTKRDDLELVVRLEQCALRYLRPFTEMADESHEVAAAASVLLSEHEAALTTLEARLNADPDSTIAMQPVGDLRDQAQRAIEVASDLYARALSLELDEIQRAREDGRITKTVAHQLREEVYLLQMGLNDKRR, via the coding sequence ATGGAACTGTTCGAGCTCATTCTCCTGCTCATGGCCGCCGTGCTGGCCTCGACCGTCGTCGACCAGCTCCTGCCGCGCGTCTCGCTGCCGCTTGTGCAGATCGCCGTCGGCGCCGTCATCGTGCTCGTCATGCCGGGACACCAGAACTTCGTCATGAACTCCGAGCTGTTCCTCGTGCTGCTCATCGCACCGTTGCTGTTCGACGAGTCCCGCAACGCCGACACGCGCGCCATCTGGGAGAACAAGGGCTCCATCCTCTCGCTCGCCATCGGGCTCGTGCTCGCCCTCACGCTTGCTGTGGGCTTTACGCTGCACTGGCTCGAGCCGTCCATCCCCCTCGCCGCCGCGTTTGCGCTCGGCGCCGCGCTCGGGCCCACCGACGCCGTCGCCGTCGCGTCGCTCTCGAAGGAGGTCGCGCTCAGCAAACGGCAGAGCGCGCTGCTGTCGGGCGAGGCGCTCATCAACGACGCGTCGGGCGTCGTCTCGTTCCAGTTCGCCATCGCCGCGGCCACGACGGGCGTGTTCTCGCTGCTCGACGCGGGCGTGTCATTCTTCACGACGTTCTGCGGGGGTGTGCTCGTCGGCCTGGTGCTCGGGCTCGTCGCGCTGGCGTTCACGCGTCTCATCCGCAGGCGCGGCCTCGAGAGTGTCACGACGCACGTGGCGTTCGAGGTGCTCACGCCGTTCTTCATCTTCCTCGCCGCCGAGCACTTCCACGTGAGCGGCATCCTGGCCGTCGTGGCCGCCGGCCTGCTCATGTCGTTTGCCCCCAAGCCCATCAACGCGCTCACAACGCGCCTGTCCATCGCCTCGTCAAGCGTATGGGAGCTGCTCGTGTTCGTGGCCAACGGCGTCGTGTTCGTCATGCTGGGCATGGAGCTGCCGCAGGCCATCCTGCCCGGCTGGAACGACACCGATATGAACAACGCCCTCATCATCACGGCAGCCATCGTACTGGCGCTCGTGCTCGTCGCTGTACGCTTCGTGTGGGTGCTCGTCATGGAGGCGCTCATGCGCAGCGAGCAGACGGGCAAGCGCCAGGGCTTGTCGCTTGCGATCGCGCGCGACGCGCTCGTGACAACGCTCGCCGGCCCCAAGGGTGCCGTGACGCTCTCCATCGCGTTCACGATCCCCATCTCCATCGGTGGCGTCGTGGAGTTCCCCTACCGCACGACACTCATCTGCATCGCGTCGGTGACCGTCCTGCTCACGCTGCTAGCGGCCAACTTCCTCATGCCGGCCGTGGCGCCCAAGCGCGACGACAGCGACGACGAGAAGGCCCGCGAGGAGTGCGCCGCCATCCTCCAACACGTCATGGAGCAGCTTAGAGAGGCCACGACGCCGCGCAACGCCCAGGCCATGCAGGTCGTGCTGCACTCCTACGACGTGCGCCTCGAGCAGTTGAGGGGGCCGCGCTACTCGGCCGAGCTGCTGCGCTACCTCAGCGAGCAGGTGCTTGAGCAGCAGCGCTCGCTGGCGATGAAGGCCGTGCGCGAGGGCTCGGCCACGAAAGAGAGCGGTCAGCACTGCGTTGACCAGATCGCCCGCATGGCGCGCGTCCTCGCCCGCCAGCAGGGGTCGGGCCGCAACAAGCGGTTCAATCCCATCGTATCGCTGCAGCTCACCGTGCGCGGCGCCATCGACTCTCTCCAGAGGGCGCGCAAGGGCGAAGCGGCTCGGCAGACAAAGCGCGATGACCTCGAGCTTGTCGTACGGCTCGAGCAGTGCGCCCTGCGCTACCTGCGGCCCTTTACCGAGATGGCCGACGAGAGCCATGAAGTCGCCGCAGCGGCTTCCGTGCTCCTGAGCGAGCACGAGGCCGCGCTCACGACACTCGAGGCGCGCCTGAACGCCGACCCCGACAGCACGATCGCCATGCAGCCGGTAGGCGACCTGCGCGACCAGGCGCAGCGTGCCATCGAGGTGGCGAGCGATCTATATGCCAGGGCGCTGAGCCTCGAGCTCGACGAGATTCAGAGGGCTCGCGAGGACGGTCGCATCACGAAGACTGTCGCTCACCAGCTGCGCGAGGAAGTCTACCTGCTGCAGATGGGTCTCAACGACAAGCGCAGGTAG